One genomic window of Archaeoglobus neptunius includes the following:
- a CDS encoding AMP-binding enzyme, which produces HLMKFVDEGKITKWAVPDRFEIVDEIPKTSVGKIDKKVLRQMFG; this is translated from the coding sequence CATTTGATGAAGTTCGTGGATGAGGGGAAGATAACCAAATGGGCGGTGCCAGACAGATTTGAGATCGTTGACGAGATACCCAAAACCAGTGTTGGAAAGATAGATAAGAAAGTGCTGAGGCAGATGTTTGGTTAA